From the Ctenopharyngodon idella isolate HZGC_01 chromosome 3, HZGC01, whole genome shotgun sequence genome, one window contains:
- the LOC127509187 gene encoding uncharacterized protein LOC127509187 isoform X15, producing the protein MYRMFSTFLLCQIIITLICQTLCYEPTEKDLKCFNDYEREMKCSFESDGLISCSGYKLSITRNEADVLKEYTCIFERSHHSPSCECKIEVQGFSTSEIFTTTLLEGTNILLNENFTTHDFIKPKTPVLSVQKTENGNFNVTWDDKYTSYSTGHFVESLEIHLSYRIKGEDETFSKKVSNSVGFFEIVGTILQPNTDYILTARMSTNYNEHKILSDQSAPVEFTSPSSPNDIVRTVLRDIIKIPRLFKHIYISFFE; encoded by the exons ATGTACAGGATGTTTTCCACATTTCTTCTTTGTCAGATCATCATCACACTCATCTGCCAAACACTTTGTTACg AACCCACAGAGAAGGACTTGAAGTGTTTCAATGACTATGAGAGAGAAATGAAGTGCAGTTTCGAGTCTGACGGCCTCATAAGTTGCTCTGGATACAAACTCAGTATCACACGTAATGAAGCAGATGt GTTAAAAGAATATACATGCATCTTTGAGAGAAGTCATCACAGTCCCAGTTGTGAATGTAAAATTGAAGTCCAAGGGTTTTCTACTTCTGAGATATTCACTACTACACTTCTGGAAggaacaaacattttattaaatgaaaacttCACAACACATGATTTCA TCAAACCGAAAACTCCAGTTTTATCAGTGCAGAAGACTGAAAATGGAAATTTTAATGTAACTTGGGATGACAAGTACACAAGTTATTCTACAGGACATTTTGTAGAGAGTTTGGAAATACATCTGAGCTATAGGATTAAAGGAGAAGATGAAACA TTCTCCAAAAAGGTGTCAAATTCAGTGGGATTCTTTGAGATTGTGGGCACAATTCTCCAGCCAAACACCGACTACATTCTGACAGCAAGAATGAGCACAAACTATAATGAACACAAGATACTGAGTGACCAGAGCGCACCAGTTGAGTTCACCAGCC CCTCATCTCCAAATGATATAGTCAGAACGGTGT